One segment of Coregonus clupeaformis isolate EN_2021a unplaced genomic scaffold, ASM2061545v1 scaf1313, whole genome shotgun sequence DNA contains the following:
- the LOC123486691 gene encoding ceramide kinase-like isoform X1, translating into MEKQPRLLASQLLLKNSVFEVLLNRVILTWKEIPANKKRVSGSIHHPFKVGFCFPKFLHRGKGESASRPKHLLVYINPYGGKQQGKRIYEQKVAPLFASISTDVIVTEHANHARDHLRTEAELKQYDGVVCVGGDGMFSEIVHGLVFRAQKDNGVDQNSPEEKLVPCTLRIGIIPAGSTDCICYATVGINDPVTSALHIIVGDSQPMDVCSVHHNNTFLRYSVSLLGYGFYGDVLADSVRKRWMGPARCDFSGFKTFLTHHHYEGVVSFLPATDTLGTPGDQTRCRAGCFICQHDGQLYPEDSPEKCKTAPDVSDSEKEGGWGVIRGKFLAINAASMSCACPRSPKGLSPAAHLADGTTDLILVRKCSRFNFLRHLLRHTSKDDQFDMTFVEVHRVRRFRFTPRQNDSELDLRENGKQLFSQICHPAYSSWNCDGEILPHAAIEVGVHCQLIKLFARGIEEQSLFEDLAHPCAL; encoded by the exons ATGGAAAAACAACCGAGGTTATTGGCATCCCAACTCCTCCTGAAAAACAGCGTCTTCGAAGTATTGTTAAACCGTGTGATTCTGACATGGAAAGAGATTCCGGCCAATAAAAAACGCGTTTCAGGCAGTATACATCACCCGTTCAAAGTCG GTTTCTGTTTTCCTAAGTTCCTGCACCGAGGCAAAGGAGAGTCAG CCAGCAGACCCAAGCATTTGCTGGTGTACATCAACCCTTATGGGGGCAAGCAGCAAGGCAAGCGTATTTATGAGCAGAAAGTCGCGCCTCTCTTCGCCTCCATCTCCACGGACGTGATTG TTACAGAGCATGCCAATCATGCCAGGGACCACTTGAGGACAGAGGCGGAGTTAAAGCAATATGATGG agtggtgtgtgtgggcGGGGACGGCATGTTCAGCGAGATAGTTCATGGCCTGGTCTTTCGAGCACAGAAGGATAACGGagtggaccagaacagcccggagGAGAAGCTAGTACCCTGTACTCTCCGCATCGGCATTATACCCGCAG GTTCGACGGACTGCATCTGCTATGCAACTGTCGGCATCAACGACCCTGTGACCTCAGCCTTACACATCATAGTGG GAGACTCCCAGCCAATGGACGTGTGCTCGGTCCATCACAACAACACATTCCTGAGGTACTCAGTCTCCCTGCTTGGATACGGTTTCTACGGCGACGTGCTGGCAGACAGCGTGAGGAAACGATGGATGGGACCAGCCAGATGTGACTTTTCCG GTTTTAAGACTTTTCTGACACATCACCACTATGAAGGGGTTGTGTCTTTTCTACCAGCAACTGACACACTGGGAACACCAGGAGACCAGACCAGGTGTAGAGCtgg GTGCTTCATATGCCAGCACGACGGGCAGCTGTATCCAGAGGATTCCCCAGAGAAATGCAAGACTGCTCCAGATGTCTCAGACAGTG AAAaagaaggggggtggggggtgatcAGAGGGAAGTTCCTGGCCATCAACGCGGCCAGTATGAGCTGTGCCTGTCCCCGTAGCCCCAAGGGCCTGTCCCCCGCCGCCCACCTCGCTGACGGCACCACCGACCTCATCCTTGTACGCAAGTGCTCCCGATTCAACTTCCTGCGCCACCTGCTACGCCACACCAGCAAAGACGACCAG tttgaCATGACCTTTGTAGAGGTGCACCGTGTGCGGCGCTTCCGCTTCACGCCACGCCAGAACGACTCAGAGCTAGACCTGAGGGAGAACGGCAAGCAGCTCTTCAGCCAGATCTGCCACCCTGCCTATAGCAGCTGGAACTGTGACGGCGAGATCCTCCCCCACGCTGCCATTGAAGTCGG AGTCCACTGCCAGTTGATCAAGCTGTTTGCGCGAGGGATCGAAGAGCAGTCTTTGTTTGAGGACCTCGCCCACCCGTGTGCACTATag
- the LOC123486691 gene encoding ceramide kinase-like isoform X2, protein MEKQPRLLASQLLLKNSVFEVLLNRVILTWKEIPANKKRVSGSIHHPFKVASRPKHLLVYINPYGGKQQGKRIYEQKVAPLFASISTDVIVTEHANHARDHLRTEAELKQYDGVVCVGGDGMFSEIVHGLVFRAQKDNGVDQNSPEEKLVPCTLRIGIIPAGSTDCICYATVGINDPVTSALHIIVGDSQPMDVCSVHHNNTFLRYSVSLLGYGFYGDVLADSVRKRWMGPARCDFSGFKTFLTHHHYEGVVSFLPATDTLGTPGDQTRCRAGCFICQHDGQLYPEDSPEKCKTAPDVSDSEKEGGWGVIRGKFLAINAASMSCACPRSPKGLSPAAHLADGTTDLILVRKCSRFNFLRHLLRHTSKDDQFDMTFVEVHRVRRFRFTPRQNDSELDLRENGKQLFSQICHPAYSSWNCDGEILPHAAIEVGVHCQLIKLFARGIEEQSLFEDLAHPCAL, encoded by the exons ATGGAAAAACAACCGAGGTTATTGGCATCCCAACTCCTCCTGAAAAACAGCGTCTTCGAAGTATTGTTAAACCGTGTGATTCTGACATGGAAAGAGATTCCGGCCAATAAAAAACGCGTTTCAGGCAGTATACATCACCCGTTCAAAGTCG CCAGCAGACCCAAGCATTTGCTGGTGTACATCAACCCTTATGGGGGCAAGCAGCAAGGCAAGCGTATTTATGAGCAGAAAGTCGCGCCTCTCTTCGCCTCCATCTCCACGGACGTGATTG TTACAGAGCATGCCAATCATGCCAGGGACCACTTGAGGACAGAGGCGGAGTTAAAGCAATATGATGG agtggtgtgtgtgggcGGGGACGGCATGTTCAGCGAGATAGTTCATGGCCTGGTCTTTCGAGCACAGAAGGATAACGGagtggaccagaacagcccggagGAGAAGCTAGTACCCTGTACTCTCCGCATCGGCATTATACCCGCAG GTTCGACGGACTGCATCTGCTATGCAACTGTCGGCATCAACGACCCTGTGACCTCAGCCTTACACATCATAGTGG GAGACTCCCAGCCAATGGACGTGTGCTCGGTCCATCACAACAACACATTCCTGAGGTACTCAGTCTCCCTGCTTGGATACGGTTTCTACGGCGACGTGCTGGCAGACAGCGTGAGGAAACGATGGATGGGACCAGCCAGATGTGACTTTTCCG GTTTTAAGACTTTTCTGACACATCACCACTATGAAGGGGTTGTGTCTTTTCTACCAGCAACTGACACACTGGGAACACCAGGAGACCAGACCAGGTGTAGAGCtgg GTGCTTCATATGCCAGCACGACGGGCAGCTGTATCCAGAGGATTCCCCAGAGAAATGCAAGACTGCTCCAGATGTCTCAGACAGTG AAAaagaaggggggtggggggtgatcAGAGGGAAGTTCCTGGCCATCAACGCGGCCAGTATGAGCTGTGCCTGTCCCCGTAGCCCCAAGGGCCTGTCCCCCGCCGCCCACCTCGCTGACGGCACCACCGACCTCATCCTTGTACGCAAGTGCTCCCGATTCAACTTCCTGCGCCACCTGCTACGCCACACCAGCAAAGACGACCAG tttgaCATGACCTTTGTAGAGGTGCACCGTGTGCGGCGCTTCCGCTTCACGCCACGCCAGAACGACTCAGAGCTAGACCTGAGGGAGAACGGCAAGCAGCTCTTCAGCCAGATCTGCCACCCTGCCTATAGCAGCTGGAACTGTGACGGCGAGATCCTCCCCCACGCTGCCATTGAAGTCGG AGTCCACTGCCAGTTGATCAAGCTGTTTGCGCGAGGGATCGAAGAGCAGTCTTTGTTTGAGGACCTCGCCCACCCGTGTGCACTATag